The following coding sequences lie in one Gouania willdenowi chromosome 5, fGouWil2.1, whole genome shotgun sequence genomic window:
- the LOC114462896 gene encoding potassium voltage-gated channel subfamily A member 2, whose amino-acid sequence MTVATGDPSDEAAAHPGHPQDYDPEADHECCERVVINISGLRFETQLKTLSQFPETLLGDPKKRMRYFDPLRNEYFFDRNRPSFDAILYYYQSGGRLRRPVNVTLDIFSEEIRFYELGDEAIEIFREDEGFIKEEERALPDNEFQRQVWLLFEYPESSGPARIIAIISVMVILISIVSFCLETLPIFRNDEDDMHKSQAEVFSPETNTTIIRYTSTYFTDPFFILETLCIIWFSFEFLVRFFACPSKAGFFGNIMNIIDIVAIIPYFITLGTELADRPEDGQAGQQAMSLAILRVIRLVRVFRIFKLSRHSKGLQILGQTLKASMRELGLLIFFLFIGVILFSSAVYFAEADEPESQFESIPDAFWWAVVSMTTVGYGDMVPTTIGGKIVGSLCAIAGVLTIALPVPVIVSNFNYFYHRETEGEEQAQYLQVNVPKTDSSEELKKSRSSSTISKSDYMEIQEAVNNSNGDFQEENLKTANCTVANTNYVNITKMLTDV is encoded by the coding sequence ATGACTGTTGCCACAGGCGACCCCTCTGATGAGGCAGCAGCTCATCCGGGGCACCCCCAGGACTATGACCCAGAGGCTGACCACGAGTGCTGTGAGCGGGTGGTCATCAACATCTCAGGGCTACGCTTTGAGACGCAACTCAAAACCCTCTCCCAGTTCCCGGAAACTCTACTGGGTGACCCTAAAAAGAGGATGCGCTACTTCGACCCGCTACGGAACGAGTACTTTTTTGATAGAAACAGACCCAGCTTTGATgctatattgtattattatcagTCAGGAGGTCGACTAAGAAGGCCTGTTAATGTCACGCTTGATATTTTCTCAGAGGAGATTCGCTTTTACGAGCTGGGCGACGAAGCTATCGAGATTTTCAGAGAGGATGAGGGTTTCATTAAAGAGGAGGAGCGCGCCCTCCCCGACAATGAGTTTCAGAGACAGGTTTGGTTACTGTTTGAGTACCCAGAGAGCTCAGGTCCTGCTCGGATTATTGCCATAATCTCCGTCATGGTCATCCTGATTTCTATCGTCAGTTTCTGCTTGGAGACACTCCCTATTTTTCGCAACGATGAGGACGACATGCATAAATCCCAGGCTGAGGTATTTTCTCCTGAGACTAACACCACCATCATCAGATACACCTCCACATACTTCACCGACCCTTTCTTTATCCTGGAGACTCTTTGCATCATTtggttctcctttgaatttttaGTGCGCTTCTTCGCCTGCCCCAGCAAAGCGGGCTTTTTCGGCAACATAATGAACATTATTGATATTGTTGCTATCATCCCTTATTTCATCACACTAGGCACGGAGCTCGCGGACAGGCCGGAGGATGGACAAGCAGGACAACAAGCCATGTCTTTAGCCATTCTTAGGGTCATCCGCTTAGTGCGAGTCTTTAGAATTTTCAAGCTCTCTCGACACTCGAAGGGTCTTCAGATCTTGGGTCAGACCCTGAAAGCCAGTATGAGAGAACTCGGCCTCCTCATTTTCTTCCTCTTCATTGGAGTAATCCTGTTCTCCAGTGCTGTTTACTTCGCCGAAGCAGACGAGCCTGAGTCACAGTTTGAAAGCATCCCCGATGCATTTTGGTGGGCTGTGGTTTCCATGACAACGGTTGGCTATGGCGATATGGTCCCAACGACAATTGGCGGCAAAATAGTGGGTTCCCTCTGCGCCATTGCTGGAGTGTTGACCATTGCGTTACCCGTGCCCGTCATAGTGTCCAACTTCAACTACTTCTATCATCGTGAGACTGAAGGTGAGGAGCAGGCACAGTACCTGCAGGTCAACGTGCCTAAAACCGACTCATCTGAGGAGCTAAAGAAGAGCCGCAGCAGCTCCACCATCAGCAAATCGGACTACATGGAGATCCAGGAGGCTGTCAATAATAGCAACGGAGATTTTCAGGAGGAGAACCTTAAGACGGCCAACTGCACAGTGGCCAACACTAACTACgtaaacatcaccaaaatgcTCACAGACGTGTAA
- the LOC114462894 gene encoding potassium voltage-gated channel subfamily A member 3-like, whose translation MDGWMDGWMDDHTHRGIHPVRLSSSSSNNGTERRRYADEEEEEEEEDMTVENMLEDPHLQPVERCGCCERVVVNISGLRFETQLKTFNQFPETLLGDPRKRMRYFDPLRNEYFFDRNRPSFDAILYYYQSGGRIRRPVNVPIDIFSEEIRFYQLGEEALEKFREDEGFIKEDERILPKNDFQKQVWLLFEYPESSGPARGIAIVSVLVILISIVIFCMETLPDFRDEKEHQATVVPAVNGSTPYVHQSPFTDPFFVIETLCIIWFSFELLVRFFACPSKTSFSKNIMNIIDIVAIIPYFITLGTELAEKQSNSGQQAMSLAILRVIRLVRVFRIFKLSRHSKGLQILGQTLKASMRELGLLIFFLFIGVILFSSAVYFAEADDPSSSFTSIPDAFWWAVVTMTTVGYGDMHPVTIGGKIVGSLCAIAGVLTIALPVPVIVSNFNYFYHRETDGEEQPQYPASCEHLPAEELRRTCSSASLSKADYMVIEEGVKQPSFTTENNQNCVNINKIFTDV comes from the coding sequence atggatggatggatggatggatggatggatgaccacacacacagagggatcCATCCAGTCaggctcagcagcagcagcagcaacaacgggACTGAGAGACGGAGGTATGccgatgaggaggaggaggaggaagaggaggacatGACGGTGGAAAACATGCTGGAGGACCCCCACCTGCAGCCCGTGGAGCGCTGCGGATGCTGTGAGCGGGTTGTGGTCAACATCTCCGGTTTGCGCTTTGAGACGCAACTGAAAACTTTCAACCAGTTCCCAGAAACCCTCCTCGGAGACCCCAGGAAGAGGATGCGTTACTTTGACCCGCTGAGGAACGAGTACTTCTTTGACAGGAACAGACCCAGCTTTGACGCCATCCTCTACTACTACCAGTCAGGTGGACGCATACGCAGACCCGTCAATGTCCCCATTGATATTTTCTCAGAGGAGATCAGGTTCTACCAGCTGGGTGAGGAGGCCCTGGAGAAATTCCGTGAGGATGAGGGATTCATAAAGGAGGACGAGCGCATTCTGCCTAAAAATGATTTCCAGAAGCAGGTTTGGCTTCTCTTTGAGTACCCAGAGAGCTCCGGGCCAGCTCGGGGGATAGCTATAGTTTCAGTGCTGGTCATTTTAATTTccattgttattttctgtatggaGACTTTACCGGACTTCAGAGATGAAAAGGAGCACCAAGCCACGGTGGTGCCTGCGGTCAACGGTTCGACCCCGTATGTGCACCAAAGCCCCTTCACTGACCCGTTCTTCGTTATCGAAACGCTGTGTATTATATGGTTCTCATTTGAGCTGCTGGTTCGATTCTTCGCCTGCCCCAGCAAAACTTCCTTCTCCAAAAACATTATGAATATAATCGATATCGTGGCCATCATCCCCTACTTTATCACCCTGGGGACGGAGCTGGCTGAGAAGCAGAGCAACAGCGGGCAACAGGCCATGTCCCTGGCCATCCTCAGGGTCATCAGGCTGGTCCGGGTCTTTAGGATCTTCAAGCTCTCGCGACACTCCAAAGGTCTGCAGATTCTGGGTCAAACCCTCAAAGCCAGCATGAGGGAGCTGGGCTTACTCatcttcttcctcttcatcgGTGTCATCCTCTTCTCCAGCGCGGTTTACTTCGCAGAAGCGGACGATCCATCATCCAGCTTCACCAGCATCCCCGACGCGTTTTGGTGGGCAGTGGTTACCATGACGACCGTGGGGTACGGAGACATGCACCCGGTGACCATAGGGGGTAAGATAGTAGGGTCCCTGTGCGCTATAGCAGGTGTGCTGACCATTGCGTTACCGGTGCCGGTGATCGTGTCCAACTTTAACTACTTCTACCACCGGGAGACGGACGGGGAGGAGCAGCCGCAGTACCCGGCCAGCTGTGAACATCTGCCCGCGGAGGAGCTGAGGAGAACCTGCAGCTCCGCATCCCTCAGCAAAGCGGACTACATGGTGATAGAGGAGGGGGTCAAACAGCCCAGCTTCACCACCGAGAACAACCAGAACTGTGTCAACATCAATAAGATTTTTACAGATGTGTGA